The sequence gtttatatgtgtaataaattGGATGCAAtgcaaggaaaaaaaaaatagagctaATAGAAgtgtaaggtttttttttttttttttttttgccttgtCTCTTTATTATCactattaaagaaaaaaagggTTTTTTTTAAAGCATAAATGCAATATGAGTTTCTTACCATTTCATAATTCAATccctttttcaaatttcaatattggaaaatactaatttttgttcTCTAAGAACTTAAAATGTCAAACAAACCTAAAAGTGCATTATATTTAGAGAAATGTGAAGGTTAATAATTGTGTCTAGTACGTGTTTTTTTAACTGAtctaatttattttatcttacttaaataagaaaaatgctAAAAGAATATAATATCATTAAATAATCGTAAACATCACCTCTAAATAATATTAGACACTACTGATACTTAATAATAATGGTccctaaatataaataatgatcataaaaaactattaattatttttaaagtgtTATCTTATAATAATGTGTGTATCGTAGTGCCTAAGAGTATCACTAATGGTAGTATTCTTTAagaatgttaaatttttttacatcattttaaatataatattttttttttatttctcttttacataatttttggcacttcttgttttaaaatattctaatattaaaaaattatgaaaataatactatattattatataatatatattaaataattaaattattattttataataaaataataattaaaataaataaaaaaaaataagatataaaagatgtcataatatatattttctcaCTCCAATAATAAATCCATTAACAATGACAAATAGCAATTATGATGAAGCATCTAATAGCAAATAGCAATTATGTTTGTGTAGATATGGTAAAATTCCTTtaaaaagaaagagaatttaatAGACATGTTGAAGCCATCAATAAAATTAGATTGAATTAATTTAGAtgggaattttgattttatatacttaaaaaattaaaaaattttattattataccaaaaacttaaactataaaaaaattatactttttttttaaaaccccaaaaatactccctcacaattctctctctctgcatcatctctctctctctcacatcccaaccgcccaccctcacaccctcaccaccacctctgacctccgaccctcaccgccacctccgaccacccgcaccaataccccgacccagccccactctctcggaccgcccaaaagtcgcaccccgaaacccactctctcttcctctctctctgaaatcgcagaaaaaaaaaatactgaaaaaagcaaagatgatgatgaagagaatctagtgaaaaaaaaaaatactgaaaaaaaaagtatagtttttttagagtttaaatttttggtttaattataaaattttttaattttttaagtatataaaatcaaattttccatTTAGATTGACATAtaataattagattggatttgGATTGTCATATAGATAGATACACATACAAATATACAATAAAGttgtgaagaaaaagaagaagatgatgatgaagagaaTCTAGTGAAAAAGGtcatatgaaaaaaataaaaaaattaaatactgaAAAAAGCAAAGATGATTTGACATTAAAATGTTGGGAAGTGGATGTTTGTGGCATTAATTATAACGGTTTGTGGATCTTTATTGGGGGGTGAGACTTAAGTGGGTTATTTGTTTTCCCAATCTTCTAGATTTTGTGATTGGTAAACACTATTTCACATAATTCAGattcttaaatttttttgtacctTTCCAAAGATTTTTAGACTCTTGTGCTATGCCATGCTGTGCTGTGATTCTTGCCTTTCAACACTGCCAATCCTTATCCAACAGCCTCACTAAGTAGTCTTCAAAAACCATTCATATTCAGTAGACTTACTATTCACTATTTTGGTTTTTGGCTATTTTCCTTTTGAGATATGTTAAATGGTATCTAACAACATCTCCAATAGTTAGATTTTAGAGAGTATTTTTATGAAGTGAATTGCTTATTTGGCAAGTTTTTATTGGAGATGTATGAATACCAACCTATAAATTTGGATTAGGGGACTTTTAAATTTagtagattaaaaaaaaaatatatttttgaaccTTTATTTAAAGTAAAATGTGGTATTTTAtaaaatcagtaaaaaaaaaatatgtaatttaaaaggAAGAATTCTTTTGGGACCTCTTGGCTAGGTGGGTCCTAGGGAGGCCCGACtttgggcataggcgggctaggcctgtgcctagggcccacccagcctaggggcccaattttttttttctcttttaaaattatacatttttttaccgattttgaaaaataccatattttttcaaacataagggcccaaattttttttttttcctatggcccactttgtttcagggccggccctaggtCCACCTATGCAAAGGGTCGGGCTTGACTTGGTCTGCTGTTATGTTATGTTTAACATCACTGCTGCCATCAATGTCAAATACTACAAGATGtcacatattaattaattaaaacagtTTAAAGTTTAACATCACTGCTATGTTTGGCATTATTGCATAGTTCACATATGACATTATTTTTTGGagagtatttattttttaaattattatttttatttaattaattaaaatagtttttaaacgtgtttaattaattagaaaactgaGACGTTTTCTCGTCCTAATTTTTAGCATCAATTTTATGATCCCACGTTCTAACGTTTCCATGATCAGAAACGTCTTTCATCCTGTTACTACTTTCTGTGCATTTCCTATATAATGCATCAGAACCAATAGGAGAAATACATAtttttctcacaaaaaaaattatatacaattatatatgattatattaCCATATGTATTCTTAAAGCAATAGTGTTTTGTTGGGTGTGGTATTTCGATAGTTCTCTATCGTGCAATAGAGTTCCAAATTCGACTAGACTATTTTATTCTGTGTACGACGAAGTTGATAGTCTGTTTGCACAATTCTAGACAGTGTTGCGAACGTCTTAAAGAGAACGACCTAGTCTGTGACTCAATCCAAATTTTAATTCGGTAAATttattccttttattttttacaacAACTATTTCTACAACCACCACCAAAGTGACTTGGGGTTGGATATTTACAAGTTTGATAGAAATTTCCTTCGGTAGGTAGTCCTTACCATAGTGATCGTCTATTCTATTTTGGAGGAATAACACAAAAGTATTATTATTAGGCACTAGTAATATTATTATGAAAAAGAGATGTTTTATAAATGATTAGCGATAtccaataataatttttaaatcaaAATATGTGAGGTGAGATACTTAACAATATAGTTATTGATAGTAGTATTGCAGTGCTTTTTAGCATTCTCCTTCTACAAATGTAGTGATTTGGTCCTAATTGAATCAGAGATTGAAGTGGGTTAAACCCAATAGAGCTGACTCAGTGAGACTGGGCAGTTTCAGGTCGATATCTGAGCCTGGCCCATTCTCAGTGGTTGAGTTgagtttgttgttgttgttcggggtaagttgaaaaatgcctcttttattcatcaattaatcaaatttacctctaattttatatttatttgaaacatacctctttttatatgtattgtacccaaaatacccttacataagagaatcacatggagagtatcttaaagtgacaggggcaaaattggtacaatgtttaaaaaaagaggtaaaaatgatagattttaaaaaagaaggtaaaaataaaagaggacaatataaaaaaggtatagagtgtaatttcctcttgtTGTTCTGTATTGATCAAAGGGAAACGTGTTTGCTTGAGTTGGGCTTCAGTATTGGGCCGGCCCAATGCAGATTTAGGGCACTGTTAAGTGTTAAAACAAAgaagttttacaaaaatactaaattttaggtaaaagtataattttactattacacggaattttttataaaaatactattttttataaaacaaccgcaaaacaacaaaatagaataattaaaataaccgTGGAACAAtcgtaaaaacttaacacagtacacagtataaaactcacacagtatttttgaataaaatccGTCTcacaataaaaaagtaaaaaagttgaaaattttaGTATATGGtgtaaaaatctctaaaataaaTGTTCTAATATGTATAGTTAGaaaacaaactaaaaatatgaaaacaataaattgtttataaatacaaagcatataaatataaaaaataagtaaTAGTAATGTCATTTCTCACAGAAATGATCAAAACCAGTTTGGCCCAGCTTAATCAACTTGATGTTTGCATATGCTCTAGAGCTTAAGACTTAAGAGGCTAATATACGGATCTATTCCGATTGACTCTTTATCGGAGAACATTTTATGTAATGACCGAGAGGTCTAAtatcttttaatatatataactacgccttttttcaaaaaaaaaaaaaaagacttaagAGGCTAAGATGCTAACAGTTCAAGTATGTCACCTTCTACATGAGTTTTGAACTCTAGTGCATCACACCATATCTCTTCGCATTCTACATCCTTTGTTTTTTTGAGTCCTACATCATTTGTGCTTGTCATATGCATCACACCATATCTATTGGTAAATTGTGTGATTCTGGTTattcagtattttttttttctacttatTGTCATGTGCAGGATCTATAGTCTTAAAAGCTGATTGAGACTGACCGCAGGCCAGGAAAGATTATATATTTTGGATGAACTGATGTTATCACTATTTGCAGTTCCTATTGTTGATTTATCTTCTTTTGGTTTGTCTCcttcttttagtttttatttgtgACGCTATTGTTTGGGCCATATTTCGGAGTCTCGTTTAAAAATTTAGCTTTTAAAAGAATTTTAGGAAATTTGTAACctcatgatattttttattgtagtgGATGTAAGCTtgtaaaattttctaatttaccTTTCAATAAAAgtactaatatatttttattttcatattattttgtgttgacttaaataattattttataattttttttttaaaaataatctatatatttttttttccaataaaatttcatgtagtttttctttttttttttttgtcttaataTTTGAAATGTATTATAAgtatttttgaagaaattatttggaaaaaagaaagaatatgggaagaaaaaaattagtataaaataaagatatgtattttatattcaataaaaattattaaaataagtcCTTTTATAAGTTTTAGAGTTCAAATAATACTCTCCAATTGCTAATTAACTAGACTAGCTAGAACTTTATCTCTTCaaagtaataaataaatatttttcaaaaacatttataaaattattttcactgtttaattttttaattgagaatcaaaattttaaaatttttgggtgtgcttggtaacacttttttaattaattatttttacttttgtaattaaaaaagtgaaaatatttctttcaaaaaaaaaaagaaagtgaaaatattatcaaaaaaacatgttctataaattatttttattttttcaattttttaattgagagtcacatttttaaaaattttgggtATGTTATTTGGACTCTGACCTCAACCTTGACCTCAAGACCAAGATTTGGACCCTAGACCTGAACCTAGGTCTCGGccctggacccggacccgaactcgaaACCCGAACCCGAGACCTAGCTAGACCCCAGACCTTAACTTGGACCTGGATCTTAGTCCCAAACCCTAACACGGACCTAGATTCAGACCACGACTCCGACCCTGGACCTCAGACTTGAACCCAGGCCCAAACCTCGAACCCCGATCTCGAACTCGAACCCCAACCTCAGACCTAAACCTGGACTATTGGACACGACTTAAATACaatcaacaaattaaaattaaatttacataacacacttttattttttgtttttaaaattaaaaaaaataagtagttgtataacatttttatttttcaaaaataaaaattttagttTCACTTTTGTGATTTAATCATCATCTCCGGTAAATTCCTTGACAACATCGGTAGCTTTCTGGGCCACATTGACAACTCCAGAGAGTGAGCCTTGGGCTTTGTCTTTCATGGTTTCTACTTTTTCAATTACTTTGCTAACCTGTGTAGTTTAcaattaatcaataattaataataagttAACTAAATAATATCCTTTTCAAAAATTCTATAATGTACATCTAAAAAAAGTTCACTCATGCACCTCTTATGTATTTCGATATttgaaagaattttttagtctaattttttcatAGTCGTTTAAGTTGTAGTAATATAGGACATCATGCAAAATTattataagaaatttaaaaaaatttaacacgccaaAAATATGGTTCAAAGAGTCTATTTCAcacacgtataaaataaaagagtcttGCGTGTAACAGACTGTTTGAATCCTATTTTCGACGTGTAAAATTTTTTCTAGTCTCTCAAAATTTtacaggatatcttaaataactaaaaaattatgttagatgctaaaacagataagaAGTGCATTAGTAAATCTCTTTTAGGGGGTGCACTGTAGAAATACTCTATCCTTTTCATATTTCCACTCCAAACTTTAAAATGAATATGCTTAAAGAGTGTTTGGTAAAATAACATTTCAAACACCTTTCATAACAATAATATTTTgtgaaaaaatcataacaattcATCTAACATAATTGGGGAGTAATTAGCAATTAGaaccttttattttattacaatctCTATGTTAACATCCATATTTGAAAACacataagaatatttttttggtaacagagttcgttatagttacaatattaactctgtaaatttttaaatattttttgaataatttacagtaCTGAAAAcatatttgaatatttttgaataaacatgGTAAACCAAAATATCAGTAACTTTGTTGTCGCTACTGTAAACTATTCTAATCTTTTTAAAAGTTTACATGATTATTAATATTGTAACTATAATGAATATCAAAaggataaataaaaaaaaaaattgatttgtgTTTTTCAGGTTTAAAGATTGACTTAAAAGTTAAAATAAGAGATTAGCGATAACACTCATcaacatattattattttaccgaTTGAGTAGTGGTTTCAACAGTGTCTCTAATGAATTCACAAGTTTCCCTCACTTCTTTTGCTCCACTTTTAATAGCTTCAGCCGCTTCTTTCGCCTTTTCACATGCTTCTACTTCGTCTTGCTCCTTCTTTGATTctgtcttcatttttttttttagagaaaataaaaatatctattaataaataaattggaCAAAATTCAACAATAATAAGCTTATACCATCATCATCACCCGATATTGatcattatattattaattattttttaaaatcttcaTTTCATCACTTCATATTAATCAACAACATAAATATTCAATTGATCTTGAAGTTGTTTACTAGTGTTACATAAATCATTTATCAGTAGTAGGACCAAAAGTGAAGCTCAAAtatgaaattattttatatataatatctagatattttaatttaaaattatagagTGCTTCTATGTACATTTATAATTTCCCATTACTAAACATATTCATATTAATTCTTCAAATTTCTTTCAAATacatttcaaatatttttagttCAAAATTACTCATTAATAAATGAGGATACTCctcttaataaataatattataatttttttaacgcGTATATAATCcatttattagaaaattaacatatatttagaattctcattaaaaaatatatatatttttaagaataaatcataagttttttaattaaaatagagacaatatataaacataaataatttagaatttaaacaattattttttaattatttaaaataattattaaaagtaaaatcacattaatattcaattaaatactattaaaattaaaatatgtataaataattatttatacataaTGTTAAAAAGTTATATTTACAGTCCCTTTACACTTAATTTTCTCTTTGCTTTCAAATTATATGATACACACAAAGCATGAAATTAGTAGGGAGTATTTTCTTCATTCCCATCCTCGTTAAGAATTTTAATCTCCATTCCCCTATAATTCCCATCAAAGATAGGGTGGGGacgaagcaaaaaaaaaaacaacttacaaatttataaaaaaaataataatatactaaaaaaatatacaaacatataaattatagaatataaaatattattaaaagtataataaaaatattaaacggGTTCCCAACGGAACGGGAAGTGTTATTCCCGTTCTCGACCCATTTAACATTTGGAGACAAAAGATGATATCCCCGTCCTCGCCCTCTGTTCCTTATTTAGACGAGAAATTCTCGCCCCATTCAGAGATAATTAATGTGCATctttcaacataaaaaaaaaaaacatatatatataaatatttttatattcaatGTGATTATACTTACTTGTAGAGGCCTTGTGGCAACTGTGACAAAAACTCTTGATCTGGAGATAGTATTATTACtgcataataaaaatttaaaaagcttTGCACCCACTTTTAAACTTGAAGACATATCTTCCTTAATTTAATCcttttaattctttctaatttttaatttaagctAGGGAGTACTATAGATAGAAAATCAaggaaataataaattttatttatattaattaataatataattgtgtaatatatatatataaataatataattgtgTCAAAATTGGAGAACATTTCTCTCTTTAAAAGGCTCAAAACTGTGTCAAAATTACAGCCACAATATCACCTGGTCTTGCTGCTAATTTTCCTTAAAAATTGGCTTAGATTTGTAATTGTTATTTTGACATTTAGTaattaacattaatttttttttttgagataaaagtaattaacaattttttttttttttttgaaaataagtaaTTAACAATTTAAATGGTTATATTCTGTTTTATGTAGGAGACAGAAATATTAATGTGAAATTGGAGATGGAATAATTGAAACTttttcattttgttatttttaattagttgAAAATGGCTAGgattaatttgaagatatataCAGTTATATACTATACCAAATTTATGAATAAGGAATGTgtataaattaaatgaatattaaattcttgttaaaatatgaatattaaatattaatatctaattaaaattttatagtaaCTCATCTCTTATTGGAGATGtaaaaattatgttatattatttggtatataaaaaaaattaagatatattttcatatttttttgatattaagtTCTAATAAACAATTGTAAAATTTAAGTaatgcaaaatttaatattgataaaaaataataattttaactttTCGTTAATTTTGCTatataaacaataataaaaaataaatataaaaagcttataatttaatactataactaaatataataattaaaatagcataaaagaAAAGTGTACATTTATGATAATGAAAATTTTGTATTATAACAAATGTTGTGCTGAATTTAgcacattatttattatatactaTGCTAAATTTGCATTAGTTTTCTTTATGCTAAATTTGCATTAGTTTTCTTTACATTAAAGCAATTATAGGGGCTACTTTCTACAATTACTAAATAGGATACCAACAACTTGTGGAGAACAAAAGAAGTGACAAGAGTTTAAATGGGAGCATTGGTATGTTAGCAAAAAGGACTCTGAGGCTCAAGTTattacactacaagaaatgtcacttttgccagcacaaaaatggcaaaagttggtattgcgctggtaaaatagaatttacttgtgatgtgttCGCAAAAAGGAGTTGGtaaatcaatgttggtattagaatttttgccagcataaaataAAAAGCTGCGTAAATGCgttggtaaaagttagattttagtcaTTGCAAATGTACGCTGATAAAACTTTAACCTCTTTGCCAACGCAGTTTATGAAATGTactggtaaaagtaacttttatcAACGCAGTAGCGAACTATGCTGGTAAAAGTGATATTTCTTGTAGTGTTAGTATGATATGGTATAATAACAATAAGTgtaaataaatgaaatataaatGGTATTGCCCTCTCTTCACGTCACCTTTTGGCTCGTTCAAAATGGTTGCCCTAATATTACGGGTATATGTTAACTATTGTTTTAACTAGTTTCAAGTCTATATTATTAGTTTTACTCGTTCAAATGATTGTTTGGATTTGAACCTAGCTCAggataaactattttttttttttttttgatttaagcgtttatatattacagcCATGTTTTatttgggactcgaacccagaaccTCCAAAACACACACACccacctatggccacttgagctagcctcaagtggttagCTCAGGATAAACTATTGTATAGCCATAGTTTTAcctgtttttattttctaaggcCTAGTAAATCTGTCAACTGTAGCTAATTAATTTGGAACTGTCATGTCAAGCTTTTTTAAACATTAAGCAGATTTTTACCAttataacacttttttttttgttaggtaATTAGTTAATTACATTTTACATAATCACTTATTTGCATCttcattaaaaattataataatttgtaatataGTTATAAATGAAATATTATCAAAAGATGTAGTATTATAGTTAATACAAAACTATATGAAAGCTGTGTTATTAAAAAGTATAAattatatctttttttataattataaaatttaatattaatttacacCAAAAGTAATATAAGATCTTGGATAATATGATATGCCATCGAGTCACAAACTCAATCGATTTTTGGTGGCACTTCATGAAAACGACATGTATATTAATGGATGATCATCaattaatacttaattaaattgcCACTTCTTTTGATACAATTCCACCTAACTCTTTTGCTACAAAATTCAAAGAATTTCTCTATTCGAGATCATCACAACACACAAATTAATAAAAAGCCAAGAAATTTCTTCAAGTTTCTATTAATtggaattaataataatctctctctataattaataataacacaACCACTTCAAATTTATTACTCATTCAACTGTCCCCCACCAAACCACACAACACTCTCTATATATACCTTCTTCTCATGCATCCAAATTAATCTTTCTCATCTCAAGCTCAAACTTCTctcaaatattattattattattattattataaaaatgatGATGAAGTGGCTCCCCATTGTTGTCATAGTATTACTCTTTGTTTCTCCACGTGCAACCTCACGTGACATTCCAAATACCCCACTTGACCAAACAGTTCTGCATgcaaatgcgccggtaaaagctgAGTCACCGAGTGATAGTAATGGACTCGGTGATAAGAAGAATTTCATTTACGGTGGAGTTGGTGGCTTTGCCGGGATGGGTGGTTACGCTGGTGTGAACGG is a genomic window of Cannabis sativa cultivar Pink pepper isolate KNU-18-1 chromosome 9, ASM2916894v1, whole genome shotgun sequence containing:
- the LOC115722178 gene encoding uncharacterized protein LOC115722178 isoform X2, whose amino-acid sequence is MKTESKKEQDEVEACEKAKEAAEAIKSGAKEVRETCEFIRDTVETTTQSVSKVIEKVETMKDKAQGSLSGVVNVAQKATDVVKEFTGDDD
- the LOC115722178 gene encoding uncharacterized protein LOC115722178 isoform X1 → MSSSLKVGAKLFKFLLCSNNTISRSRVFVTVATRPLQVKSKKEQDEVEACEKAKEAAEAIKSGAKEVRETCEFIRDTVETTTQSVSKVIEKVETMKDKAQGSLSGVVNVAQKATDVVKEFTGDDD
- the LOC115722647 gene encoding glycine-rich protein 23 gives rise to the protein MMMKWLPIVVIVLLFVSPRATSRDIPNTPLDQTVLHANAPVKAESPSDSNGLGDKKNFIYGGVGGFAGMGGYAGVNGVLPTLGGSGSFNKFGGIGGAGGIGGVAGIGGLPGTTGGLPGGLGGGFPTMGGVADAPPGGGILHP